The Callospermophilus lateralis isolate mCalLat2 chromosome 3, mCalLat2.hap1, whole genome shotgun sequence genome has a segment encoding these proteins:
- the Ubl7 gene encoding ubiquitin-like protein 7 isoform X1: MQRGASGFRREGQRRKRERERERMSLSDWHLAVKLADQPLAPKSILRLPETELGEYSLGGYSISFLKQLIAGELQESVPDPELIDLIYCGRKLKDDQTLDFYGIQPGSTVHVLRKSWPEPDQKPEPVDKVAALREFRVLHTALHSSSSYREAVFKMLSNKESLDQIIVATPGLSSDPIALGVLQDKDLFSVFADPNMLDTLVPAHPALVNAIILVLHSVAGSTPMPGAESSSRSMPSSSYRDMPGGFLFEGLSDDEDDFHPSTRSTPSSSTSSSRPASLGYSGAAGPRPITQSELATALALASTPESSSHTPTPGTQGHSSGTSPMSSGVQSGTPITNDLFSQALQHALQASGQPSLQSQWQPQLQQLRDMGIQDDELSLRALQATGGDIQAALELIFAGGAP; this comes from the exons ATGCAGCGCGGAGCTTCCGGTTTCCGGCGAGAGGGCCAGA ggagaaagagagagcgcGAAAGAGAGAGGATGTCTCTCTCAGACTGGCATCTGGCAGTGAAGCTGGCTGACCAGCCACTTGCCCCAAAGTCTATTCTTCGGTTGCCAGAGACAGAACTTGGAGAATACTCACTAGGGGGCTATAGTATTTCATTTCTGAAGCAGCTTATTGCTGGCGAACTCCAGGAGTCTGTTCCAGACCCTGAGCTGATTG atcttatCTACTGTGGCCGGAAGCTGAAAGATGATCAGACCCTTGACTTCTATGGCATTCAGCCTGGGTCCACGGTTCATGTTCTGCGAAAATCCTGGCCTGAGCCTGATCAGAAACCAG AACCtgtggacaaagtggctgccttgAGGGAGTTCCGGGTTCTGCACACTGCTTTGCACAGCAGCTCCTCCTACAGGGAGGCG GTCTTTAAGATGCTCAGCAACAAAGAGTCTTTGGATCAAATCATTGTGGCTACCCCAGGCCTCAGCAGTGACCCCATTGCTTTGG GAGTTCTCCAAGACAAGGACCTCTTCTCTGTTTTTGCTGATCCTAACATGCTGGATAC attggtacctgcTCACCCAGCCCTGGTCAATGCCATCATCCTGGTTCTGCACTCAGTAGCAGGTAGTACCCCAATGCCAGGAGCTGAGTCCTCTTCCCGAAGCATGCCCTCCAGCTCGTACAGAGATATGCCAG GTGGCTTCCTGTTTGAAGGGCTCTCAGATGATGAGGATGACTTTCACCCA AGCACCCGATCTACACCCTCTAGCAGCACATCCAGCTCTCGACCAGCCTCCCTGGGGTACAGTGGAGCTGCTGGACCCCGTCCCATCACCCAGAGTGAACTGGCCACTGCCCTGGCCCTGGCCAGCACGCCAGAAAGCagctctcacacaccaactcctgGCACCCAG GGCCATTCATCAGGGACCTCACCAATGTCTTCTGGTGTCCAGTCAGGAACACCCATCACCAATGATCTCTTCAGTCAAGCCCTCCAGCATGCCCTGCAGGCCTCTGGGCAGCCCAGCCTTCAG AGTCAGTGGCAGCCCCAGTTGCAGCAGCTGCGTGACATGGGCATCCAGGATGATGAGCTAAGCCTGCGGGCCCTTCAGGCTACTGGTGGGGACATCCAAGCAGCCCTGGAACTCATCTTTGCCGGAGGAGCCCCATGA
- the Ubl7 gene encoding ubiquitin-like protein 7 isoform X2 has protein sequence MSLSDWHLAVKLADQPLAPKSILRLPETELGEYSLGGYSISFLKQLIAGELQESVPDPELIDLIYCGRKLKDDQTLDFYGIQPGSTVHVLRKSWPEPDQKPEPVDKVAALREFRVLHTALHSSSSYREAVFKMLSNKESLDQIIVATPGLSSDPIALGVLQDKDLFSVFADPNMLDTLVPAHPALVNAIILVLHSVAGSTPMPGAESSSRSMPSSSYRDMPGGFLFEGLSDDEDDFHPSTRSTPSSSTSSSRPASLGYSGAAGPRPITQSELATALALASTPESSSHTPTPGTQGHSSGTSPMSSGVQSGTPITNDLFSQALQHALQASGQPSLQSQWQPQLQQLRDMGIQDDELSLRALQATGGDIQAALELIFAGGAP, from the exons ATGTCTCTCTCAGACTGGCATCTGGCAGTGAAGCTGGCTGACCAGCCACTTGCCCCAAAGTCTATTCTTCGGTTGCCAGAGACAGAACTTGGAGAATACTCACTAGGGGGCTATAGTATTTCATTTCTGAAGCAGCTTATTGCTGGCGAACTCCAGGAGTCTGTTCCAGACCCTGAGCTGATTG atcttatCTACTGTGGCCGGAAGCTGAAAGATGATCAGACCCTTGACTTCTATGGCATTCAGCCTGGGTCCACGGTTCATGTTCTGCGAAAATCCTGGCCTGAGCCTGATCAGAAACCAG AACCtgtggacaaagtggctgccttgAGGGAGTTCCGGGTTCTGCACACTGCTTTGCACAGCAGCTCCTCCTACAGGGAGGCG GTCTTTAAGATGCTCAGCAACAAAGAGTCTTTGGATCAAATCATTGTGGCTACCCCAGGCCTCAGCAGTGACCCCATTGCTTTGG GAGTTCTCCAAGACAAGGACCTCTTCTCTGTTTTTGCTGATCCTAACATGCTGGATAC attggtacctgcTCACCCAGCCCTGGTCAATGCCATCATCCTGGTTCTGCACTCAGTAGCAGGTAGTACCCCAATGCCAGGAGCTGAGTCCTCTTCCCGAAGCATGCCCTCCAGCTCGTACAGAGATATGCCAG GTGGCTTCCTGTTTGAAGGGCTCTCAGATGATGAGGATGACTTTCACCCA AGCACCCGATCTACACCCTCTAGCAGCACATCCAGCTCTCGACCAGCCTCCCTGGGGTACAGTGGAGCTGCTGGACCCCGTCCCATCACCCAGAGTGAACTGGCCACTGCCCTGGCCCTGGCCAGCACGCCAGAAAGCagctctcacacaccaactcctgGCACCCAG GGCCATTCATCAGGGACCTCACCAATGTCTTCTGGTGTCCAGTCAGGAACACCCATCACCAATGATCTCTTCAGTCAAGCCCTCCAGCATGCCCTGCAGGCCTCTGGGCAGCCCAGCCTTCAG AGTCAGTGGCAGCCCCAGTTGCAGCAGCTGCGTGACATGGGCATCCAGGATGATGAGCTAAGCCTGCGGGCCCTTCAGGCTACTGGTGGGGACATCCAAGCAGCCCTGGAACTCATCTTTGCCGGAGGAGCCCCATGA